One Phycisphaera mikurensis NBRC 102666 DNA window includes the following coding sequences:
- the ribF gene encoding riboflavin biosynthesis protein RibF, protein MRRTVLSLGNFDGVHLGHQALLRTCRRHAEAAGAGVDVVAVTFDPPPVRVLRPDAEPLRIDTLQDRVRRLRHAGADRVEVLVPTPELLAEEAEGFIAGLVGRFHPVAIVEGPDFRFGRGRRGDLALLAALGRDAGFEAVRLDRTHARLASGESVAVSSSRIRALVAEGRVADAACCLGRPLERVARVVRGEQRGRTIGFPTLNLDPADLDGCVLPAEGVYAARVAVSGDTQRRDLPAAVSIGTKPTFDGTVLTVEAHLIGFSGDLYGAQVRVGFVRCLRAQRRYEGVDALRVALAADVEAAAEILAERPLEATPR, encoded by the coding sequence GTGCGTCGGACGGTGCTCAGCCTCGGGAATTTCGACGGTGTGCACCTGGGGCACCAGGCCCTCCTGCGGACCTGCCGGCGCCACGCGGAGGCGGCGGGCGCGGGCGTCGACGTCGTCGCCGTCACCTTCGACCCGCCGCCGGTCCGGGTGCTGCGGCCCGACGCCGAGCCGTTGCGGATCGACACGCTCCAAGACCGCGTCCGCCGGCTCCGCCACGCCGGAGCGGACCGCGTCGAGGTGCTCGTGCCCACGCCGGAGCTGCTCGCCGAGGAGGCGGAAGGTTTCATCGCCGGGCTTGTCGGGCGCTTCCACCCGGTCGCGATCGTCGAGGGCCCGGACTTCCGCTTCGGCCGCGGCCGGCGCGGCGACCTCGCGCTGCTGGCCGCCCTCGGCCGCGACGCCGGCTTCGAGGCCGTCCGGCTGGACCGCACCCACGCCCGGCTCGCCTCCGGCGAGAGCGTCGCGGTGTCCAGCTCGCGGATCCGCGCGCTCGTTGCGGAGGGCCGCGTCGCCGACGCCGCGTGCTGCCTCGGCCGGCCGCTGGAGCGGGTCGCCCGCGTCGTCCGCGGCGAGCAGCGCGGCCGCACGATCGGGTTCCCGACGCTGAACCTCGACCCGGCCGATCTCGACGGCTGCGTGCTGCCGGCGGAAGGGGTCTACGCGGCTCGCGTCGCGGTGAGCGGAGACACCCAGAGGCGAGACCTGCCCGCCGCCGTCTCGATCGGCACGAAGCCGACCTTCGACGGGACCGTCCTCACCGTCGAGGCGCACCTGATCGGGTTTTCCGGCGACCTCTACGGGGCCCAAGTCCGCGTCGGCTTCGTCCGATGCCTCCGGGCCCAGCGGCGATACGAGGGCGTCGATGCCCTCCGCGTCGCGCTCGCGGCCGACGTCGAGGCCGCCGCGGAGATCCTCGCCGAACGCCCGCTGGAGGCCACGCCCCGATGA
- a CDS encoding peptidylprolyl isomerase produces the protein MPQAAARHILVDTEAKASEIRGEIAGGSATFEDAAAAHSACPSAREGGRLGTFGKGQMVPEFEEVVFGNLPVGEVSEPVKTQFGWHLIEVTQRM, from the coding sequence ATGCCCCAAGCCGCCGCCCGCCACATCCTCGTCGACACCGAAGCCAAAGCCAGCGAGATCCGCGGCGAGATCGCGGGGGGTTCGGCCACCTTCGAAGACGCCGCCGCCGCCCACAGCGCCTGCCCCTCCGCCCGCGAGGGCGGCCGGCTGGGCACCTTCGGCAAGGGGCAGATGGTCCCGGAGTTCGAGGAGGTCGTCTTCGGCAACCTGCCCGTCGGCGAGGTGAGCGAGCCGGTCAAGACCCAGTTCGGCTGGCACCTCATCGAGGTCACGCAGCGGATGTAG
- a CDS encoding Gfo/Idh/MocA family protein, protein MKRVRLGLLGAAGGIAGMHKSYFDKIDGLELAAVCDVSDERVAPVAEATGARAWTDGEAMIRSGEIDAVLIACPHFDHPRYARIAFDAGVHALTEKPVAVTAAEAEETDRLYAEAQKEHPGLLYAGMFNQRTHPVWKEIKRLVAGGELGELMRVGWTISTWFRTQSYYDSGGWRATWSGEGGGVLLNQCPHNLDLLCWFVGQPSRVIAKASLGKQHAIEVEDEVSALLDFPNGATGTFFTSTGEAPGVNRLEIVGTGGTVICEDNKLTFLRAGTPVDEFTRTCSAKFATLPTTRMEVTPPPLEGPEHEHITRNFVETILAGGGQGDLIAPAPEGILGLELGNAMLMSGLQGSFPIDLPMDRAAFAAKLKELQAASTYVKPEVKEAEGDLAKSFA, encoded by the coding sequence ATGAAAAGAGTCCGACTCGGCCTCCTCGGCGCCGCCGGCGGCATCGCCGGCATGCACAAGAGCTACTTCGACAAGATCGACGGGCTCGAGCTCGCCGCGGTCTGCGACGTCAGCGACGAGCGGGTGGCCCCCGTCGCCGAGGCGACCGGCGCCAGAGCCTGGACCGATGGCGAGGCGATGATCCGCTCCGGCGAGATCGACGCCGTGCTCATCGCCTGCCCGCACTTCGACCACCCGCGGTACGCCCGCATCGCCTTCGACGCCGGCGTCCACGCCCTCACCGAGAAGCCCGTGGCCGTGACCGCCGCCGAGGCCGAGGAGACCGACCGCCTCTACGCCGAGGCGCAGAAAGAACACCCCGGCCTGCTCTACGCCGGCATGTTCAACCAGCGGACGCACCCGGTCTGGAAGGAGATCAAGCGTCTGGTGGCCGGAGGCGAGCTCGGCGAGCTGATGCGGGTCGGCTGGACGATCTCCACCTGGTTCCGCACGCAGTCCTACTACGACAGCGGCGGCTGGCGGGCCACCTGGTCGGGCGAGGGCGGCGGCGTGTTGCTCAACCAGTGCCCCCACAACCTCGACCTGCTGTGCTGGTTCGTCGGGCAGCCCTCGCGCGTCATCGCCAAGGCCTCGCTCGGCAAGCAGCACGCCATCGAGGTCGAGGACGAGGTCTCCGCCCTGCTGGACTTCCCCAACGGCGCCACCGGCACCTTCTTCACCTCCACCGGCGAAGCCCCCGGCGTCAACCGCCTGGAGATCGTCGGCACCGGCGGCACCGTGATCTGCGAGGACAACAAGCTGACGTTCCTGCGGGCGGGCACCCCGGTGGACGAGTTCACCCGGACCTGCTCCGCCAAGTTCGCGACCCTGCCGACCACGCGGATGGAGGTCACGCCGCCGCCGCTGGAAGGCCCCGAGCACGAGCACATCACCCGCAACTTCGTCGAGACCATCCTCGCGGGCGGCGGCCAGGGCGACCTCATCGCCCCCGCGCCCGAGGGAATTCTGGGCCTGGAGCTCGGCAACGCGATGCTGATGTCCGGCCTGCAAGGCAGCTTCCCGATCGACCTGCCCATGGACCGCGCCGCCTTCGCCGCGAAGCTGAAGGAGCTGCAGGCGGCCAGCACGTACGTGAAGCCGGAGGTGAAGGAAGCGGAGGGCGACCTGGCGAAGAGCTTCGCGTGA
- a CDS encoding ATP-dependent DNA helicase, producing the protein MPSALDNLSASGALARRLGASFERRPEQAAMAEAVADTFARGGKLIVEAGTGVGKSFAYLLPAIDLILQTDDRDKKKRVIVSTHTIALQEQLMEKDLPLLRSVVPGEFSAVLAKGRGNYVSRRRTRRAWDRSATMFEEDRQTRSVETVLDWLEETPEGSVATLPQLAAPEVWTDVRSDADDCLGKRCPTYKTCFFQAARRRIQNADLIVVNHALFFADLAMRRAGHGVLPPYDAVILDEAHTIEDAAADHFGVSVSSTQLRFLLGRLFNARRKRGVLQGLQGKLDPGAWNTLASHVEHTRAVTDDFFGELGVWQEGRGPRHNGRLLQPPPVDATPLAEHLQELSLRLKNARNKLEDESDQMEIGAQADRAQGQALALEALVEQTLDDHVYWVDHVPASGGTQQRAGRRERTTLSASPVEVGSILADKLFAAETGHGKPLPVVLTSATLSTANTPEKSPEARKKAFAHVAGRLGVSAAMADPSRSLLQLGSPFDYASQARVVVHPGLPEPNDPKHPAAMADVLLRHLKASDGGAFVLFTSYAMLRGTADRIRRHLGQWGMPMLVHGPGTQRRELLARFRHDRRSVLLGADSFWQGVDVAGEGLRLVVITRLPFVVPDRPMVQARSERVTARGGSAFADYSMPEAVLRFKQGFGRLIRSKTDTGTVAVLDPRIVNKPYGRRFLAALPDVPVQRGFDEPVPVGAADRGVI; encoded by the coding sequence GTGCCCTCCGCCCTCGACAACCTCTCGGCCAGCGGCGCCCTCGCCCGCCGCTTGGGGGCCTCTTTCGAGCGGCGGCCCGAGCAGGCGGCGATGGCCGAGGCGGTGGCCGACACCTTCGCCCGCGGGGGCAAGCTGATCGTCGAGGCGGGCACGGGCGTGGGCAAGAGCTTCGCGTACCTGCTGCCGGCGATCGACCTGATCCTCCAGACGGACGACCGCGACAAGAAGAAGCGGGTGATCGTGTCGACCCACACGATCGCGCTGCAGGAACAGCTGATGGAGAAGGACCTGCCGCTGCTCCGGTCGGTCGTTCCCGGCGAGTTCTCCGCCGTGCTGGCCAAGGGCCGCGGCAACTACGTCTCGCGCCGGCGGACGCGGCGGGCGTGGGACCGCTCGGCGACGATGTTCGAGGAGGACCGGCAGACGCGGTCGGTCGAGACGGTGCTGGACTGGCTGGAGGAGACGCCCGAGGGCTCGGTCGCAACGCTGCCGCAGCTCGCGGCGCCCGAGGTCTGGACCGACGTCCGCAGCGACGCGGACGACTGCCTGGGCAAGCGTTGCCCGACGTACAAGACCTGCTTCTTCCAGGCGGCCCGGCGGCGGATCCAGAACGCCGACCTGATCGTGGTGAACCACGCGCTCTTCTTCGCCGACCTCGCGATGCGGCGGGCCGGCCACGGCGTGCTGCCGCCCTACGACGCGGTGATCCTCGACGAGGCGCACACGATCGAGGACGCCGCGGCGGACCACTTCGGCGTCTCGGTGTCGTCGACCCAGCTGCGCTTCCTGCTCGGCCGGCTCTTCAACGCGCGGCGGAAGCGCGGCGTGCTCCAGGGGCTGCAGGGCAAGCTGGACCCCGGGGCGTGGAACACGCTCGCCTCTCACGTGGAGCACACGCGGGCGGTCACCGACGACTTCTTCGGCGAGCTGGGCGTTTGGCAGGAGGGCCGCGGCCCGCGGCACAACGGCCGGCTGCTCCAGCCGCCGCCGGTGGACGCCACGCCGCTGGCGGAGCACCTGCAGGAGCTGTCGCTGCGGCTGAAGAACGCCCGAAACAAGCTCGAGGACGAGAGCGACCAGATGGAGATCGGCGCCCAAGCCGACCGGGCGCAGGGGCAGGCGCTGGCGCTGGAGGCCCTGGTGGAGCAGACGCTCGACGACCACGTCTACTGGGTCGATCACGTCCCGGCCTCCGGCGGCACGCAGCAGCGGGCGGGGCGGCGCGAGCGGACGACGCTGTCGGCGAGCCCGGTGGAGGTCGGGTCGATCCTCGCGGACAAGCTCTTCGCCGCGGAGACCGGGCACGGCAAGCCGCTTCCGGTCGTGCTCACCTCCGCCACGCTGAGCACGGCGAACACGCCGGAGAAGAGCCCGGAGGCGAGGAAGAAGGCCTTCGCGCACGTCGCCGGGCGTCTCGGCGTCTCGGCCGCGATGGCCGATCCATCCCGCTCGCTGCTGCAGCTCGGCTCGCCCTTCGACTACGCGAGCCAGGCGCGGGTCGTCGTCCACCCGGGCCTGCCCGAGCCCAACGACCCGAAGCACCCCGCGGCGATGGCGGACGTGCTGCTCCGCCACCTGAAGGCTTCCGACGGCGGAGCCTTCGTGCTGTTCACCAGCTACGCGATGCTCCGCGGCACGGCGGATCGCATCCGCCGGCACCTGGGGCAGTGGGGGATGCCGATGCTTGTGCACGGCCCCGGGACGCAGCGGCGCGAGCTGCTCGCCCGCTTCCGCCACGACCGCCGCAGCGTGCTGCTGGGCGCGGACAGCTTCTGGCAGGGCGTGGACGTCGCCGGCGAGGGCCTGCGGCTGGTGGTCATCACGCGGCTGCCCTTCGTCGTGCCCGACCGGCCAATGGTGCAGGCCCGCAGCGAGCGCGTCACCGCCCGCGGCGGGAGCGCCTTCGCCGACTACTCCATGCCCGAGGCGGTGCTGCGCTTCAAGCAGGGCTTCGGGCGGCTGATCCGCAGCAAGACGGACACCGGCACCGTGGCGGTGCTGGACCCGCGGATCGTGAACAAGCCCTACGGCCGGCGCTTCCTCGCGGCGCTTCCGGACGTGCCGGTGCAGCGGGGGTTCGACGAGCCGGTGCCGGTGGGTGCCGCGGACCGTGGAGTTATCTGA
- a CDS encoding dienelactone hydrolase family protein: MRRKHGPRILNLGLGLKLGLGLGLGLAVAACGSASAGTVRAEDTFDAAAEAAADPAHARALRAAGWTPEAFGVEVAGAAPRRTLRFPAPTPGAGRGDRALPVEVLWFGADRGDAAGPAVVIVHSLAPGMPLARGLANAVAQAGVDAFVVTLPGYGGRRPPAGRSPGAEAVLSGAGGVADVRRALDAVAALAEIDGDRLVLAGISLGSFAAVSASALDGRPVATVSFLGGGSAFEGLRDGAKDAAFLREELLRSGETMGSLEARLRPIEPLAFAGRLEPDRVWLATATADQVILPANAAALAAAVGGEGLADDHWIRRPGNHYTAAFALPGVAQLLVRLAEAPPGR, encoded by the coding sequence ATGCGGAGGAAGCACGGTCCGCGGATCTTGAACCTGGGGCTGGGGCTGAAGCTGGGGCTGGGGCTGGGGCTGGGGCTGGCGGTGGCCGCGTGCGGCTCGGCGAGCGCCGGGACGGTGCGGGCCGAGGACACGTTCGACGCGGCGGCCGAGGCGGCGGCGGACCCGGCGCACGCCCGGGCGCTCCGCGCCGCGGGCTGGACGCCCGAGGCGTTCGGGGTGGAGGTCGCGGGCGCCGCGCCGCGGCGGACGCTGCGTTTCCCCGCGCCGACGCCCGGCGCGGGGCGGGGCGACCGGGCGCTCCCGGTGGAGGTCCTCTGGTTCGGGGCCGACCGCGGCGACGCGGCCGGCCCCGCGGTCGTCATCGTGCACTCGCTGGCCCCGGGGATGCCGCTGGCGCGGGGGCTGGCCAACGCCGTGGCGCAGGCCGGCGTCGACGCCTTCGTGGTGACGCTGCCGGGCTACGGCGGCCGCCGCCCGCCGGCCGGCCGCTCGCCGGGGGCGGAGGCCGTGCTCTCGGGTGCCGGCGGGGTGGCGGACGTGCGGCGGGCACTGGACGCCGTCGCGGCGCTGGCCGAGATCGACGGCGACCGGCTCGTGCTCGCGGGGATCTCGCTGGGTTCGTTCGCGGCGGTGTCCGCGTCGGCGCTCGACGGCCGGCCCGTCGCCACCGTCAGCTTCCTCGGCGGCGGGTCGGCGTTCGAGGGCCTGCGGGACGGCGCCAAGGACGCGGCCTTCCTGCGGGAGGAGCTGCTGCGGTCGGGCGAGACGATGGGTTCGCTGGAGGCCCGGCTGCGGCCGATCGAGCCGCTCGCGTTCGCGGGCCGGCTCGAACCGGACCGGGTTTGGCTCGCCACGGCGACGGCAGACCAAGTGATCCTCCCGGCGAACGCGGCGGCGCTCGCCGCGGCCGTCGGCGGCGAAGGGCTGGCGGACGACCACTGGATCCGCCGGCCCGGGAATCACTACACGGCGGCCTTCGCGCTGCCGGGCGTCGCCCAGCTGCTGGTGCGGCTGGCGGAGGCGCCGCCGGGTCGCTAG
- a CDS encoding ATP-binding cassette domain-containing protein gives MLALDDVRLDLGEKPVLRGLSLDFPAGQTTALIGPSGCGKSTVLRLLVGLLRPDAGVVRFDGEPLTPGRMAAARHRTGYVIQEGGLFPHLSAGANATLLARELKRPAAEIAARLDELARLVRLGTDLLDRPPGRLSGGERQRVALMRALFLDPDVLLLDEPLGALDPMVRAGLQDDLREILDGSGKTVVLVTHDLAEAAHFSERLVLMRAGEAVQAGRLEDLRERPADGFVRGFLAAQRR, from the coding sequence ATGCTCGCCCTCGACGACGTGCGCCTGGACCTCGGCGAGAAGCCCGTGCTCCGCGGGCTCAGCCTGGACTTCCCCGCGGGCCAAACGACCGCGCTCATCGGGCCCAGCGGGTGCGGGAAGTCGACGGTGCTCCGCCTGCTCGTGGGCCTGCTGCGGCCTGACGCCGGGGTCGTCCGCTTCGACGGCGAGCCCCTGACACCCGGTCGCATGGCCGCCGCGCGCCACCGCACCGGTTACGTCATCCAGGAAGGCGGGCTGTTCCCGCACCTCTCCGCCGGCGCGAACGCGACGCTGCTGGCGCGGGAGCTGAAGCGGCCGGCGGCGGAGATCGCCGCCCGGCTCGACGAGCTGGCGCGGCTGGTCCGCCTCGGCACGGACCTGCTCGATCGCCCCCCCGGCCGGCTCTCCGGCGGTGAACGCCAGCGGGTCGCGTTGATGCGGGCGCTCTTTCTGGATCCCGACGTGCTGCTGCTCGACGAGCCGCTGGGGGCGCTGGACCCGATGGTGCGAGCCGGCCTGCAGGACGACCTCCGCGAGATCCTCGACGGCAGCGGCAAGACCGTCGTCCTCGTCACCCACGACCTCGCCGAGGCCGCCCACTTCAGCGAGCGGCTCGTGCTGATGCGGGCCGGGGAGGCGGTGCAGGCGGGCCGGCTGGAAGATCTCCGCGAGCGGCCGGCCGACGGCTTCGTCCGCGGGTTCCTCGCGGCACAGCGCCGGTGA
- a CDS encoding amino acid aminotransferase, giving the protein MFETLQPAPPDAILGLSEAFRGDARDAKINLAVGVYKDADGATPVPAAVKEAERRLLEAETTKGYLPIDGPPALGPLVRSMLFGAGDERVRGGRAATSMTPGGTGGLRVAGDFVKQNLPAATVWLSDPTWANHHGIFRAAGLATSTYRWYDPATRGLDFGGALAALEEVPAGDVVVLHGCCHNPTGADPSPEQWRRIAGVLADRGVLPLLDFAYQGFGDGLEEDAAGLREVAAANPELLVCSSYSKNFGLYRDRVGALTVVAADAAAASAAQSLVKQAIRRNYSNPPAHGALVVQTILESEELTARWREELDGMRERINGMRAALQAGLDARGVALSPGGNGFIAKQRGMFTLTGLTREQVGRLRDEHGIYAVGDGRINVAGVVPGNVDALCDAVAAVAEGSG; this is encoded by the coding sequence ATGTTCGAGACCCTCCAGCCCGCCCCGCCCGACGCCATCCTCGGGCTCTCCGAAGCCTTCCGCGGCGACGCCCGCGACGCGAAGATCAACCTCGCGGTGGGGGTCTACAAGGATGCCGACGGGGCCACGCCCGTGCCCGCCGCGGTCAAGGAGGCGGAGCGGCGGCTGCTCGAAGCGGAGACCACCAAGGGCTACCTGCCCATCGACGGGCCGCCGGCGCTGGGTCCGCTGGTGCGGTCGATGCTGTTCGGGGCCGGGGATGAGCGGGTCCGCGGCGGCCGGGCCGCGACGTCGATGACGCCCGGCGGCACCGGCGGGCTGCGCGTCGCCGGCGACTTCGTCAAGCAGAACCTCCCGGCCGCGACCGTGTGGCTGAGCGACCCGACCTGGGCGAACCACCACGGGATCTTCCGCGCGGCGGGGCTCGCGACCTCGACCTACCGCTGGTACGACCCGGCGACGCGCGGCCTGGACTTCGGCGGCGCGCTCGCGGCGCTGGAGGAGGTGCCCGCCGGCGACGTCGTGGTCCTGCACGGCTGCTGCCACAACCCCACCGGCGCGGATCCCAGCCCCGAGCAGTGGCGGCGGATCGCCGGCGTCCTCGCCGACCGGGGCGTGCTGCCCCTGCTGGACTTCGCCTACCAGGGCTTCGGAGATGGGCTCGAGGAAGACGCCGCCGGGCTGCGGGAGGTGGCCGCCGCGAACCCGGAGCTGCTCGTCTGCAGCAGCTACTCGAAGAACTTCGGTCTCTACCGCGACCGCGTCGGGGCGCTGACCGTGGTCGCGGCGGACGCCGCCGCGGCCTCGGCCGCGCAGAGCCTCGTGAAGCAGGCCATCCGCCGGAACTACTCCAACCCGCCGGCGCACGGGGCGCTGGTGGTGCAGACGATCCTCGAGAGCGAGGAGCTGACGGCACGGTGGCGGGAGGAGCTCGACGGCATGCGGGAACGCATCAACGGCATGCGGGCCGCGCTGCAGGCCGGCCTCGACGCCCGCGGCGTCGCGCTGTCGCCGGGGGGCAACGGCTTCATCGCGAAGCAGCGGGGGATGTTCACGCTGACCGGGCTCACCCGCGAGCAGGTCGGCCGGCTGAGGGACGAGCACGGGATCTACGCCGTGGGGGATGGGCGCATCAACGTGGCGGGGGTGGTGCCGGGGAACGTGGACGCGCTGTGCGACGCGGTGGCGGCGGTGGCAGAGGGAAGCGGGTGA
- a CDS encoding DHH family phosphoesterase, with amino-acid sequence MKFTPAPQSTLPSGGYTRTAGVAEAAARLTRSGGGTRLLFTHAKPDGDALGSVLALQRTLHDLGIPADAVVVPPVPDPLRRLRGFDRVEVWTPAWQPPADVDQVVVLDTGAWSQLGPVGPVVEANLPQTLIIDHHLGGDVNAPHRLIDGEAAAACELVAEVVQGLVRPDHPEGKREGDSAGYKPLPHVTRDALFVGIASDTGWFRFSNVRPRTHELAAALIRMGCDHAALYGVLEQADRVEKLDLLTRALMSLQRVPEADAAVMVLRKQDFEETGARSEETERVIDVPQSVDAINVVVLLSEVSAKGGDVTRMSFRSKPSGPGGGPPINVSDLAARFGGGGHARAAGARQDGPVSEVLPRVLAALRELGAPPSGPAALSPSLGRSPERI; translated from the coding sequence ATGAAGTTCACGCCCGCGCCCCAGAGCACGCTGCCCAGCGGCGGCTACACCCGCACCGCCGGGGTCGCCGAGGCCGCCGCCCGCCTCACCCGGTCCGGCGGGGGCACGCGCCTGCTCTTCACGCACGCCAAGCCCGACGGCGACGCGCTCGGCAGCGTGCTCGCCCTGCAGCGGACCCTCCACGACCTGGGCATCCCCGCCGACGCCGTCGTCGTCCCGCCGGTGCCCGACCCGCTCCGGAGGCTCCGCGGCTTCGACCGGGTGGAGGTGTGGACGCCCGCCTGGCAGCCGCCGGCGGACGTCGACCAGGTCGTCGTGCTCGACACGGGGGCCTGGTCGCAGCTCGGGCCGGTCGGGCCGGTGGTCGAGGCGAACCTCCCGCAGACCCTCATCATCGACCACCACCTCGGCGGCGACGTGAACGCCCCGCACCGGCTGATCGACGGCGAAGCGGCGGCGGCGTGCGAGCTCGTCGCCGAGGTGGTGCAGGGGCTCGTCCGGCCCGACCACCCCGAGGGCAAGCGGGAGGGCGATTCCGCGGGCTACAAGCCGCTTCCGCACGTCACCCGCGACGCGCTCTTCGTCGGCATCGCTTCGGACACCGGCTGGTTCCGCTTCTCCAACGTCCGCCCGCGGACGCACGAGCTCGCGGCGGCGCTGATCCGGATGGGCTGCGACCACGCCGCCCTCTACGGCGTGCTCGAGCAAGCGGACCGCGTGGAGAAGCTCGACCTGCTCACCCGCGCGTTGATGAGCCTCCAGCGGGTGCCCGAGGCCGACGCGGCGGTGATGGTGCTGCGGAAGCAGGACTTCGAGGAGACCGGCGCCCGATCGGAGGAAACCGAGCGCGTGATCGACGTCCCGCAGTCGGTCGACGCCATCAACGTCGTCGTCCTGCTGAGCGAGGTCTCCGCGAAGGGCGGCGACGTCACCCGGATGAGCTTCCGGAGCAAACCCAGCGGGCCCGGCGGCGGGCCGCCGATCAACGTCTCCGACCTCGCCGCCCGCTTCGGCGGCGGCGGCCACGCGCGGGCGGCCGGCGCCCGGCAGGACGGGCCGGTCAGCGAGGTGTTGCCGCGGGTGCTCGCGGCGCTGCGCGAGCTTGGCGCCCCCCCGAGCGGTCCGGCGGCCCTCAGCCCGTCGCTCGGGCGGAGCCCCGAGCGGATCTGA
- a CDS encoding glycosyltransferase family 4 protein, with protein MRLALLTDAWHPQVNGVVRTWNRVVEELVSAGAGVEVIHPGLFRTFPAPRYPEIRLAFWPGPGVRERLDAFEPTHVHVATEGPVGLAGRRACLRRGWRFTSSYHTKYPQYLRAYFGIPRPFTLAFVRRFHNAAQATLCPTPSVVDELAAEGLTGLRPWSRGVDTAVFHPGAGPAPASMAALEKPVFLCVGRVAKEKNLAAFLDLDLPGSKVVVGDGPARRALARKHPGVLFTGVQKGDALARHYAAADAFVFPSLTDTYGVVMLEANAAGLPVAAFPVTGPIDVVVDGVTGCLNQDLRAACLDALELDPADARAHAEANSWARCAQIVRETLVPIRGPSA; from the coding sequence ATGCGCCTCGCCCTCCTCACCGATGCCTGGCACCCCCAGGTCAACGGCGTCGTCCGCACGTGGAACCGCGTGGTGGAGGAGCTGGTGTCGGCCGGCGCCGGGGTGGAGGTGATCCACCCCGGGCTCTTCCGCACCTTCCCCGCCCCGCGCTACCCCGAGATCCGCCTCGCCTTCTGGCCCGGGCCCGGGGTGCGGGAGCGGCTGGACGCGTTCGAGCCGACGCACGTGCACGTCGCCACCGAGGGGCCGGTGGGCCTGGCGGGGCGGCGGGCCTGCCTCCGCCGCGGGTGGCGCTTCACCAGCAGCTACCACACGAAGTACCCGCAGTACCTGCGGGCTTACTTCGGCATCCCGCGGCCGTTCACCCTCGCCTTCGTCCGCCGCTTCCACAACGCCGCGCAGGCCACGCTGTGCCCGACGCCGAGCGTCGTCGACGAGCTCGCCGCCGAGGGCCTGACCGGGCTGCGGCCCTGGTCCCGCGGCGTCGACACCGCCGTCTTCCACCCCGGAGCCGGTCCGGCCCCCGCGTCCATGGCCGCCCTCGAGAAGCCGGTCTTCCTCTGCGTCGGCCGCGTCGCGAAAGAGAAGAACCTCGCGGCCTTCCTCGACCTCGACCTGCCCGGCTCGAAGGTGGTCGTCGGCGACGGACCGGCCCGCCGGGCCCTCGCCCGGAAGCACCCCGGCGTGCTCTTCACGGGCGTGCAGAAGGGAGACGCGCTCGCCCGCCACTACGCAGCCGCCGACGCCTTCGTCTTCCCGAGCCTCACCGACACCTACGGCGTCGTCATGCTCGAGGCCAACGCCGCCGGGCTTCCCGTCGCCGCCTTCCCCGTCACCGGCCCCATCGACGTGGTGGTCGACGGCGTCACCGGCTGCCTGAACCAGGACCTCCGGGCCGCCTGCCTCGACGCGCTGGAGCTGGACCCCGCCGACGCCCGCGCCCACGCCGAAGCCAACAG